The following nucleotide sequence is from Gordonia jinghuaiqii.
GCCTGAGCAGTTCCGCCCGACCCCACCACTTCATCCGGTCCATCTGAGGAGGACACAACAATGGGTGCCAATACCGTTGCCGTCAACGACACCACCTTCAAGGACGCCGTACTCGGCGCCGACAAGCCGGTCCTCGTGGACTTCTGGGCCACCTGGTGCGGTCCCTGCCGCATGGTCGCCCCGGTCCTCGAGGAGATCGCCCGCGATCACGGTGACAAGCTCACCGTCGCCAAACTCGATGTCGACGAGAGCCCCGCGACCGCCCGTGACTTCCAGATCATGTCGATTCCGACGATGATCCTGTTCGACAAGGGTCAGCCGGTCAAGACGATCGTCGGTGCCAAGGGCAAGGCGGCGCTGCTGCGCGAGCTCGATTCGGTGGTCGGCCAGTCGGCCTGATCACCAGCATCTACACCCCGAAACGCGGGACAGTCCGCGGGTGAACGGCATACGCGTCCACCTGCGGACTTCTCTGCGTTGATGGTCTCGTCGCTGGTCTCGGCCAGAGACCGTCTGACGCGTCTGGACCACCGACGGGTTTGGTGTAGTGCAGCTCAGCTGAGAGAATGCAGGCTGATCATTTGCCGGTGCTTCCACATGGTGCGCACCGGGTACTCGGGCAAGGCGAGGTCCTGCCGTAATCCGTACGAGGGGTGACGAGATGCCATTGTTCCGGCTTGGGGATCACGGATCGGCTGTTGCCGAGATCCGGTCCATCCTGGCCGGTCGCGGTCTCCTCCCCGACGACGCTCCGACGCCCGATCACGAGAATTCCGGCAACGGCTGGAATCCATCCGAAGCCGTCTTCGACGAGGCCTGTGACCGTGCGGTCCGCGCATTCCAACAGGAGCGGGGGCTCATCGTCGACGGCATCGTCGGACCCGCGACCTACCGCGTTCTCCGTGAGGCGTCGTACC
It contains:
- the trxA gene encoding thioredoxin → MGANTVAVNDTTFKDAVLGADKPVLVDFWATWCGPCRMVAPVLEEIARDHGDKLTVAKLDVDESPATARDFQIMSIPTMILFDKGQPVKTIVGAKGKAALLRELDSVVGQSA